TCTCAAACATTTTATCCGGCAGAAGAAAAGCACCAGAACTACCATAAGAAGAATTCCTATCACTATAAGCGCTATAAAAAGGGATCAGGACGCCAGGATTTTATTAAAAATACGTGGGGAGTAAAGAAAGATCTCCGTGACCTGAAGAAGAAGCTGACGCCGATTCAGTATCAGGTTACACAGGAGAACGGAACAGAACGCCCTTTCCAAAATGAATATCACGATTTTGAGGAAGAGGGTATTTATGTAGATATAGTTTCGAAAGAGCCTCTATTTAGTTCAAAAGATAAATATGATGCGGGCTGTGGATGGCCGAGCTTTACGAAGCCGATTGAAAAGCAGCAAGTAAACGAAAACGTAGATATGACTCACGGCATGATCCGCACGGAAGTTAGAAGCGAGAAGGGTGATTCTCATTTAGGGCATGTCTTTGAAGATGGTCCAGCTGATAAAGGCGGATTGCGATACTGCATCAATTCCGCAGCTCTTGAATTCATTCCAAAAGATGAAATGGAAGAGAAAGGATATGAATATTTACTGCATTTGTTCAAATAATTAAAAGCTTTTATTTTAATGTCCTTCTGCGAGCTGTCGAGACTGTTCTCAACAGCTTTTTTTTTTTGGTTTAATTTCTTGCATTTATGATCTTAAAATCAGCGGCTTATCAGGAGCCTCCCACACAACAGAGAAGATTCACCTTCATCCAGCTGCTGGGAGCTGCCTGATATCACCCAACTTTTAGAAGCTAATGACTTGTTTTTCTTAATTTAACCCAGATTTGATATACTAAAGAGAGAGTAAGAAAAGAGGGTGAACGATGGGGAGAAAGAAACTACTAACCAAGAAAGAACTATTCGACGCTACAGGAGAACTTCTCCGCACAGAAGGGATACACGGTCTTCACTTTAAAAAACTTGCCGATGAGCTGCAGGTCGGGCGCAGCACGCTATATGAATACTACCGCAGCAAAGAGGATCTGCTCGTTGCCTACCTGAAAGAAATTATGAAGGAAATGAATGAACGCATTGAGCAGATTCCTAAGGATAAACGCGTAAATGAAAAGCTTAAAGAATTCCTCTTTATCTTACTGAATCACGATGAAATCCACCAGGTCGAGCGAATGATTCGTGATA
This window of the Halobacillus sp. Marseille-Q1614 genome carries:
- a CDS encoding TetR/AcrR family transcriptional regulator, with the protein product MGRKKLLTKKELFDATGELLRTEGIHGLHFKKLADELQVGRSTLYEYYRSKEDLLVAYLKEIMKEMNERIEQIPKDKRVNEKLKEFLFILLNHDEIHQVERMIRDIQTSDQELAAFYLKELSKEHQKTYSILIKWIETAKREKIWGDDVDSQLIADIIFHAILFPYKKSVGTEQMTRQLFQLLENGLLNTEKK
- the msrB gene encoding peptide-methionine (R)-S-oxide reductase MsrB is translated as MDNQTKVATFAGGCFWCMVEPFEERPGIISVTSGYTGGHTDNPTYMSVITETTGHREAVQIEYDPDIFPYERLVELFWQQIDPTDAGGQFADRGESYTTAIYYHDEEQKKIAEESKQQLEAANKFKEPIVTDILPSQTFYPAEEKHQNYHKKNSYHYKRYKKGSGRQDFIKNTWGVKKDLRDLKKKLTPIQYQVTQENGTERPFQNEYHDFEEEGIYVDIVSKEPLFSSKDKYDAGCGWPSFTKPIEKQQVNENVDMTHGMIRTEVRSEKGDSHLGHVFEDGPADKGGLRYCINSAALEFIPKDEMEEKGYEYLLHLFK